The following are from one region of the Bradyrhizobium sediminis genome:
- a CDS encoding NAD kinase: MNSPKRYDRIAFVASAGVEAQAALAQLVELYGNHDPEEADIVVALGGDGLMLQTLHRHMRSGKPIYGMHRGTVGFLMNEFSTNDLHARLAAARENLIHPLLMRATDVHGVVHLHHAINEVSLFRQTHQAARLRILIDERERMPELIADGVMVATPAGSTAYNLSAQGPILPINAPLLALTPISPFRPRRWRGALLPNTAYVVIEVLEGDKRPVAAVADHDEARDVRRVEVRSDKTISMRMLFDPGHSLEERILSEQFNY; the protein is encoded by the coding sequence ATGAACAGCCCCAAGCGATATGACCGGATCGCCTTCGTCGCGAGCGCTGGCGTGGAGGCGCAAGCGGCGCTGGCGCAGCTGGTTGAGCTGTACGGCAATCACGATCCTGAGGAAGCCGACATCGTGGTGGCGCTCGGCGGCGACGGATTGATGCTGCAGACGCTGCACCGGCACATGCGTTCGGGCAAGCCGATCTACGGCATGCATCGCGGCACCGTCGGCTTTCTGATGAACGAGTTCAGCACCAACGACCTGCATGCGCGTCTCGCCGCGGCACGCGAGAACCTGATTCATCCGCTGTTGATGCGCGCCACCGACGTGCATGGAGTGGTGCATCTGCATCACGCCATCAACGAAGTCTCCCTGTTTCGCCAGACTCATCAGGCGGCGCGCCTGCGAATCCTGATCGACGAACGCGAGCGCATGCCGGAACTGATCGCCGACGGTGTCATGGTGGCGACGCCGGCCGGATCCACCGCCTACAATCTCTCGGCACAGGGGCCGATCCTGCCGATCAACGCCCCGCTTTTGGCGCTGACCCCGATCAGCCCGTTCCGGCCGCGGCGCTGGCGCGGCGCGCTGCTGCCCAACACCGCCTATGTCGTCATCGAGGTGCTCGAGGGCGACAAGCGCCCGGTGGCGGCGGTGGCCGACCACGACGAGGCGCGCGACGTCCGCCGGGTCGAGGTGCGGTCCGACAAGACCATCTCGATGCGGATGCTGTTCGACCCCGGCCACAGCCTGGAAGAGCGCATTCTGAGCGAGCAGTTCAACTATTGA